The Croceicoccus marinus genome contains a region encoding:
- the tnpA gene encoding IS66-like element accessory protein TnpA encodes MGQVTVFSGPERRRRWSDEERLQILSEAFAPGACVAQVCRRHDISSALIYTWRRKLLDAGVEREAELPEALPTPVFAEAVIDEDVMAAGAAEHPAMIIDLPRGKRLSIFAAAPPALVAAALKGLR; translated from the coding sequence ATGGGTCAGGTGACGGTGTTTTCGGGGCCGGAGCGGCGGCGGCGGTGGAGCGATGAGGAGCGACTGCAGATCCTGTCCGAGGCTTTCGCGCCGGGCGCGTGCGTCGCCCAGGTGTGCCGACGGCACGATATTTCTTCGGCGCTGATCTACACCTGGCGGCGCAAGTTGCTCGATGCAGGCGTGGAGCGGGAAGCAGAGCTGCCCGAGGCACTTCCGACGCCGGTGTTCGCCGAAGCGGTGATCGACGAAGATGTGATGGCGGCCGGCGCTGCCGAGCACCCCGCGATGATCATCGACCTGCCGCGCGGCAAGCGGCTGAGCATTTTCGCGGCGGCACCGCCGGCCCTGGTCGCTGCGGCGCTGAAGGGGCTGCGATGA
- the tnpB gene encoding IS66 family insertion sequence element accessory protein TnpB (TnpB, as the term is used for proteins encoded by IS66 family insertion elements, is considered an accessory protein, since TnpC, encoded by a neighboring gene, is a DDE family transposase.), translated as MIPSGARVWIALGHTDMRKGMQGLALLVQQGLKRNPHGGDLFVFRGRAGSLIKIIWHDGIGMSLYAKRLEKGRFVWPSATEGTVSLTPSQLACLLEGIDWRSPQYTWRPQSAG; from the coding sequence ATGATCCCTTCGGGCGCGCGGGTGTGGATCGCGCTCGGCCACACGGATATGCGCAAGGGCATGCAGGGCCTGGCGCTGCTGGTGCAGCAGGGTCTCAAGCGTAATCCGCACGGCGGCGATCTGTTCGTGTTCCGTGGCCGCGCAGGCTCGCTGATCAAGATCATCTGGCACGACGGGATCGGCATGTCGCTCTACGCCAAGCGGCTAGAGAAGGGCCGGTTCGTATGGCCCTCAGCGACTGAGGGAACGGTGTCGCTGACCCCCTCGCAGCTGGCCTGCCTGCTGGAGGGGATCGACTGGCGCAGCCCGCAGTATACATGGCGGCCGCAGAGCGCCGGATAA
- the tnpC gene encoding IS66 family transposase yields MEAAISPLPDDVEALKALVVAMARKADEAEARLANAMAHQSAIEALIAHLKLQIAKLKREQYGPSAERSRRLLDQMELQLEELEADAAEDDLIAEGAAAKTATVTAFERKRPTRKPFPEHLPRERVVVPAPCSCPACGGDRLSKLGEDVTETLEVIPRSWKVIQTVREKFSCRDCEKIAQAPAPFHVVPRGWAGPSFLAMLLFEKYGQHQPLNRQAERFAREGVPLSLSTLADQVGAAAHALMPIYKLIEAHVLAATRIHGDDTTVPVMAKGKTDTARLWVYVRDDRPFAGTDPPAALFHYSRDRRGEHPQAHLAAWSGILQADAYSGYNDLYRGDRAPGPVLEAGCFAHARRKFFELADVLSSARKKSRGQRSSMIYPIALEAVQRLDALFDIERGINGKSPAERLAVRQELSAPLMAELHTWLTAQVAKLSRGHDLTKACFYMLKRWDAFTRFLDDGRICLTNNAAERALRCIPLGRKAWLFCGSDRGGQRAAIIYTLIQTAKLGDVDPQAWLADVLARIADHPATRLDELLPWNWAPRPNAIAA; encoded by the coding sequence ATGGAAGCCGCCATTTCGCCCCTTCCGGACGATGTCGAAGCGCTCAAGGCGCTGGTGGTGGCGATGGCCCGCAAGGCCGATGAGGCAGAGGCCAGGCTTGCCAACGCCATGGCCCACCAGAGCGCTATCGAGGCGCTGATCGCTCACCTCAAGCTGCAGATCGCCAAGCTCAAGCGCGAGCAGTATGGCCCCAGCGCCGAACGCAGCCGCCGTCTGCTCGACCAGATGGAGCTGCAGCTCGAAGAGCTCGAGGCTGATGCCGCCGAAGACGACCTGATCGCCGAGGGAGCGGCGGCCAAGACCGCCACGGTCACCGCCTTCGAGCGCAAGCGCCCGACAAGGAAGCCGTTCCCCGAGCATCTGCCGCGCGAGCGCGTCGTGGTGCCTGCGCCCTGTTCCTGCCCGGCCTGCGGTGGGGATCGGCTCTCGAAGCTCGGCGAAGACGTCACCGAGACGCTCGAGGTCATCCCGCGCTCGTGGAAGGTGATCCAGACGGTGCGCGAGAAGTTCTCGTGCCGCGACTGCGAGAAGATTGCGCAGGCCCCCGCGCCCTTCCATGTGGTGCCCCGCGGATGGGCCGGACCCAGCTTCCTCGCGATGCTCCTGTTCGAGAAGTATGGACAGCACCAGCCCCTCAACCGCCAGGCCGAGCGGTTTGCCCGCGAAGGCGTGCCGCTCAGCCTCTCGACTCTTGCCGATCAGGTCGGGGCAGCTGCCCATGCGCTGATGCCGATCTACAAGCTCATCGAGGCGCATGTTCTGGCTGCAACCCGGATCCACGGTGACGATACCACCGTGCCGGTCATGGCGAAGGGCAAGACCGATACGGCGCGATTATGGGTTTACGTACGCGATGATCGTCCCTTTGCAGGCACCGATCCTCCAGCTGCCCTGTTCCACTATTCGCGCGATCGGCGCGGCGAGCACCCGCAAGCCCATCTCGCGGCATGGTCCGGCATCCTGCAGGCCGATGCCTATAGTGGCTACAACGATCTCTATCGCGGGGACCGCGCCCCCGGTCCCGTGCTGGAAGCGGGCTGCTTTGCTCATGCGAGGCGCAAGTTCTTCGAGCTCGCCGATGTCCTGAGCTCAGCCCGCAAGAAGAGCCGCGGCCAGCGCAGCAGCATGATCTATCCGATCGCGCTCGAAGCCGTGCAGCGTCTCGACGCCCTGTTCGACATCGAGCGCGGCATCAACGGCAAGAGTCCTGCCGAGCGGCTCGCAGTCCGTCAGGAACTCAGCGCGCCGCTGATGGCCGAGCTCCACACCTGGCTTACCGCGCAGGTCGCCAAGCTATCGCGCGGTCATGACCTCACCAAGGCCTGCTTCTACATGCTGAAGCGCTGGGATGCGTTCACCCGCTTCCTCGACGATGGCCGCATCTGCCTCACCAACAACGCCGCCGAGCGCGCGCTGCGCTGCATCCCGCTTGGCCGCAAGGCATGGCTGTTCTGCGGATCCGATCGTGGCGGGCAACGCGCCGCCATCATCTACACCCTGATCCAGACCGCGAAGCTGGGCGACGTCGATCCGCAGGCATGGCTTGCCGATGTCCTCGCGCGCATCGCCGATCATCCTGCCACCCGGCTCGACGAACTCCTGCCCTGGAACTGGGCGCCCCGTCCGAACGCGATCGCCGCGTAA